The stretch of DNA TCGCGCTTATTTTCGCCCCATCCCTTGTTTAAATCATTTGTTGAGGCGTGCCTACAACATAATATGATCGCCGTAGACCAAGAAGGTATTGACAAAAAGTGCAGTTCGTGTCAATAATTTCGTACTTATAAAATTTATTGCACAGTGAGAAATAGGCAGTATTCATGACAAAACGTGTAGAAGCAAAGCATAAAATAGATCGTCGGTTAGGTGTTAACCTTTGGGGACGCGCAAAAAGCCCTTTTAATTCACGTAATTATGGCCCAGGCCAGCACGGGCAGCAACGTTCCAAACCTTCGGACTATGGAATTCAGCTACGCGCAAAGCAAAAGCTAAAAGGATACTACGGCAACATCAGCGAACGTCAATTCAGAAATATTTACAAGGAAGCTGTTCGCCTTCGTGGGGATACATCTGAAAATATGATCAACCTGTTGGAACGTCGTTTGGATGCCGTTGTTTATCGGATGAAATTCGTTTCCACGGTATTCGCAGCACGTCAAATGGTTAACCACGGTCATATCCGCGTCAACGGTAAGCGCGTTAATATCTCATCTTATAAAGTATCAGATGGCGATGAAATTCAAATCGTCGGATGCATGAAAGAAAATGCAAACGTTCAAATCGCTGTTCAATCAAAAGAACGTGACGTTCCTGAATATTTGGATGTTGATCACAAAGAATTAAAGGGAAAGTTTATTCGCGGACCTAAGTTCACGGATGTTCCGTACCCTGTTCAAATGGAACCAAACTTGGTTATCGAATTTTATTCCAGGTAAGCCTATCTGGACATAATGAATTCACAAACCCCGTTTCATACGGGGTTTTTTTTGCTTATTTAAGGAAACTATATGACCCATCACACACACGATCATGTTCATTCCGAGCATTGCAATCACCATATTCACGAGGAAGACCCCGCAAGCATCACTATCCACACGGCAAACGATTTTGTCGGAATGCGAAAGGCTGGCCGCCTGGCATCGCAAACATTGGATCATGTTGCCCCATTTGTTAAGGCCGGCGTAACAACCGATGAACTTGACCAAATCTGTCATCAATACATCATCCAAAATGGCGCCACCCCTGCCCCGCTTGGTTACAATGGATTTCCAAAGTC from Alphaproteobacteria bacterium encodes:
- the rpsD gene encoding 30S ribosomal protein S4, with translation MTKRVEAKHKIDRRLGVNLWGRAKSPFNSRNYGPGQHGQQRSKPSDYGIQLRAKQKLKGYYGNISERQFRNIYKEAVRLRGDTSENMINLLERRLDAVVYRMKFVSTVFAARQMVNHGHIRVNGKRVNISSYKVSDGDEIQIVGCMKENANVQIAVQSKERDVPEYLDVDHKELKGKFIRGPKFTDVPYPVQMEPNLVIEFYSR